The Aedes aegypti strain LVP_AGWG chromosome 3, AaegL5.0 Primary Assembly, whole genome shotgun sequence genome contains a region encoding:
- the LOC5568972 gene encoding uncharacterized protein DDB_G0283697, with amino-acid sequence MVYLSPTYVRSRLEAPKFDNHEQIKVKTNVDFEEDSSEELRKLDISEEDESESKVLPLKDSKHSEESEEVYEDEQSSKKNEKDRKGYKSKHGLRKGSKGSYDKEDHSHSYAKEGDRKKSYHDEDGYEKKHHDEGHKVSGGKHGEKKFHKKGSKTTGYHNVYHKDEFKKEHIFYDTSDHSGNFKKYGSSHKEHSNDEAEFAKGGHKEEAHSKKKSSKKGHSEDGKYDSKHHEYKKQQGDTEEYRDREEYQNKNGKLGSMAHGYKIYHH; translated from the coding sequence ATGGTGTATTTGAGTCCGACGTATGTGCGTTCGAGATTGGAAGCTCCAAAGTTCGATAATCATGAACAAATCAAAGTGAAGACTAACGTTGATTTCGAAGAAGACAGCAGTGAAGAGTTGAGGAAGCTGGACATCAGTGAAGAAGATGAATCAGAATCAAAAGTATTGCCCTTAAAAGACTCCAAACATTCCGAAGAATCTGAAGAAGTGTATGAAGATGAACAAAGTTCTAAAAAGAACGAGAAGGATCGAAAAGGCTACAAGTCGAAACATGGACTTCGCAAGGGCAGTAAAGGCAGTTACGACAAAGAAGATCACTCGCATTCATATGCCAAAGAAGGCGATCGGAAGAAGTCCTATCACGACGAAGATGGATACGAGAAGAAGCATCACGATGAAGGCCACAAGGTAAGCGGAGGAAAACATGGAGAGAAGAAGTTTCACAAGAAAGGATCCAAGACTACCGGTTACCACAATGTGTATCACAAAGACGAGTTCAAGAAAGAGCACATTTTCTACGACACCTCGGATCACAGCGGGAATTTCAAGAAGTACGGGTCATCTCACAAGGAACACTCCAACGACGAAGCCGAGTTTGCCAAAGGGGGCCACAAAGAGGAGGCGCATTCCAAGAAGAAGAGCTCTAAGAAAGGGCACTCGGAGGACGGGAAATACGATAGTAAGCATCACGAGTACAAGAAGCAGCAAGGCGATACCGAGGAGTACCGGGACAGGGAGGAGTACCAGAACAAGAATGGAAAGCTGGGTTCGATGGCTCATGGATATAAGATTTATCATCATTGA